The sequence gCTATCATTCCCTGCAGGGTTTAGCCCGGTGGttcagaacccgaacccgaacccaccagCTATCGTTCCCTGCAGGGTTTAGCCCGGTGGttccgaacccgaacccgaacccgagcCCACCAGTTTCATCTGCACATTTACCCTTCTTTAGTTTTTTTCTAATTCACGACAGATATATGATTCTTTAATGAACCGTACATGAACATGACCTTCCGAATGCCCCGTGGAAGGAGACCTGGCCACCAGGCGCTCACGTACGAGCCCgaccccaggcctggctccggGGTCGGGCACCGGTTGCACCATACCGGGCGACACCACTGTCCTTGATTTGAATTCTACTCGGAACGTTTCTCGTAAGATCAGGAACCTTCCCGAGGTTCCCTTTCCTTTAACTTCCTTGTGGTTGTGAGATTCACTCTGATTGGGGATTTATCGGATGATTAATCTGCATTTTCTGTGGTTCAGCTTCTGCGACCAAGAGCAGAGAAATTAGGACTCGGTGAGTGTGACAGCGATGTACGGATCAGTGCCCTGATCGTGCTCTCCTGATGACGCTGCTTCCATCTCACAGGCACGGCCTACATCCACGGGATGAAGCACGCTACGGGGAACTTCGTCTTCATCATGGATGCAGATCTCTCCCATCATGTGACCAGAACTTCCATCATTCACTTTTTAACTTTTGTACTGTGTAATGTCGGACAATAGTGAAAATAGGAAGTCTACAGTTTACCACTCACAAGATTTGCTCAAGCTTTCTATCTTCAATGTACTTTGAGAAACTTTATTTAGAATTGCATATTTGATCtttgtcattttctgtttcagcctAAATTCATCCCTGAATTTATTGAGTAAGTCTGAATACATTTACGTTTCCTTTCTCATGAATTTGTTTCCAACAAGTCGTGTTCAGAATGTTTGAGGATTCGTTTTGTGCCTgcgccacacacacgcacacacattcatccgTGTCCGTCAGAACGCAGAAGGAGGGAGACTACGACCTGGTGTCTGGTACTCGgtaccgaggaagaggaggagtgtaCGGCTGGGATCTGCGCAGGAAGCTCATCAGGTCGGAAGCAGCTCAGTGTCCGTCCACTCGTCTCCCGCCGACGAAGACTTTAGCGTGATCTCAACTCGTGCTTTTCTCTTTGACTCGCAGCCGGGGGGCCAACTTCCTGACTCAGGTGTTGCTCAGGCCAGGAGCTTCAGACCTCACTGGCAGCTTCAGGTAAGCCGTGTCCTCACCTGTACTTATACTCCAGTGTTGTTGTGTCCTCACCGTcaggctgtacttgtactccagtGTTGTTGTGTCCTCACCTGTACTTATACTCCAGTGTTGTTGTGTCCTCACCGTcaggctgtacttgtactccagtGTTGCTGTGTCCTcacctgtacttgtactccagtGTTGTTGTGTCCTCACCTGTACTTATACTCCAGTGTTGTTGTGTCATCACCGTGAGGCTGTACTTATACTCCAGTGTTGTTGTGTCCTCACCGTGAGGCTGTACTTATACTCCAGTGTTGTTGTGTCCTCACCATcaggctgtacttgtactccagtGTTGTTGTGTCATCACCGTCAGGCTGTACTTATACTCCAGTGTTGTTTTGTCCTCGCCTGTGCAATTACTCCAGTGTTGCTGTGTCCTCACCATCAGGCTGTACTTATACTCCAGTGTTGCTGTGTCCTCACCGTCAGGCTGTACTTATACTCCAGTGTTGCTGTGTCCTCACCTGTACTTATACTCCAGTGTTGCTGTGTCCTCACCTGTACTTATACTCCAGTGTTGCTGTGTCCTcacctgtacttgtactccagtGTTGCTGTGTCCTcacctgtacttgtactccactGTATTAGGTTGTACAAGAAGAAGGTGTTGGAGAGTCTGGTTGAGCGCTGCGTGTCCAAAGGCTACGTCTTTCAGATGGAGATGATCGTCCGTGCCAGACAGCTCAACTACACGATTGGAGAAGTGAggcatccatccttcatccatccatccatcatctgtctgtccatccatccatccatcacctgtccatctatccatccttcatccatccacccatccatcatctgtccatctatccatccttcatccatccatccatcacctgtccatctatccatccttcatccacccacccacccatccatcacctgtccatctatccatccttcatccatccatccacccacccatccacccatccatccatccgttttgGGCGTCATTATTTACTGAATGTCCGTACTCCATAGTTTTGTAGATAAATCCTGTTTATACCTTAGATGTGTCAAACTTTCACGAGAAAATGTCTGTATATTTGCTAAAGCATTCTTCCTGCATCAATGTGCATGAAGACGTCGGGTCAGGTGTCATCGTGTGGTCCGGACGAACAGGACCTGTGGTCAGCCTGGGTGTTTCCTTTAATGTTGCTGGTATCTTTCTAAGGAAGACTCTGGTCTCGTCCTGTGGAGGTTTTACTGGATGTTGTTATTCAGTCCTTCTTTAATTTGCTGTTTCTACCATTTATCAGCCATAAAACCACCGTGAAACGAACGCCCTGCTAATACAAATACCTCTGAACCCTACAAAGTCAAACAAAGAGAACCTGCCTGAACACCAGCACGCTCGTTTCAGCAAACAGcttgaaataaatatcaaaagTGTGCAATTTAAAATCACATGATAGGTTCTGGAAATCTTTGACTGCAATTTCTCAAAGACATCATACAGTTTACATGCTTCAAAATGATCACTTTAATAAGTTTAATAAGATTACAATATGTTGCCTaaggtctcacccacgatgtcgaCCGAGGGGACAgtgtctctctctgctcctcatttacagaatcatgacgcagcataatatactcactcatttactgtatcatgacgcagcataatatactcactcatttgctgtatcatgacgcagcataatatacttactcaTTTACTGTATCATGaatcagcataatatactcactcatttacagaatcatgaatcagcataatatactcactcatttgcagaatcatgactcagcataatatacttactcaTTTACTGTATCATGaatcagcataatatactcactcatttactgtatCATGaatcagcataatatactcactcatttacagaatcatgacgcagcataatatacttactcatttacagaatcatgacgcagcataatatacttactcatttacagaatcatgacgcagcataatatacatACTCATTTACTGTATCATGaatcagcataatatactcactcatttacagaatcatgaatcagcataatatactcactcatttacagaatcatgactcagcataatatacttactcaTTTACTGTATCATGAATCAATATAATGTactcactcatttacagaatcatgacgcagcataatatacttactcaTTTActgtatcatgacgcagcataatatactcactcatttactgtatCATGaatcagcataatatactcactcatttacagaatcatgactcagcataatatacttactcaTTTACTGTATCATGaatcagcataatatactcactcatttacagaatcatgactcagcataatatacttactcaTTTACTGTATCATGaatcagcataatatactcactcatttacagaatcatgactcagcataatatacttactcaTTTACTGTATCATGaatcagcataatatactcactcatttacagaatcatgacgcagcataatatacttactcatttacagaatcatgacgcagcataatatacttacggtaatttaacatgggccaaTTTACATCCAAGTCTGCTTACGACAAAACCCGCAGAACCAGCTGTCCTTCAT is a genomic window of Brachionichthys hirsutus isolate HB-005 chromosome 2, CSIRO-AGI_Bhir_v1, whole genome shotgun sequence containing:
- the dpm1 gene encoding dolichol-phosphate mannosyltransferase subunit 1; translated protein: MASRKTKDKNQDSVDKYSVLLPTYNEQENLPLIVWLLVKYLGESGYNYEIIVIDDGSPDGTLAVGQQLQKIYGEDKILLRPRAEKLGLGTAYIHGMKHATGNFVFIMDADLSHHPKFIPEFIETQKEGDYDLVSGTRYRGRGGVYGWDLRRKLISRGANFLTQVLLRPGASDLTGSFRLYKKKVLESLVERCVSKGYVFQMEMIVRARQLNYTIGEVPISFVDRIYGESKLGGNEIVSFAKGLLTLFATT